Proteins encoded together in one Chiloscyllium plagiosum isolate BGI_BamShark_2017 chromosome 3, ASM401019v2, whole genome shotgun sequence window:
- the LOC122541862 gene encoding glutamate-rich protein 1 isoform X2 codes for MIRVFEQKVLKKLYSSPPPERKIPEALTTTFRAEKEQDKERSKSTGDSKGNAQIRPVNQKVYTVSLPPSGNEVCSTRLNEQHECQDSSEESEEEDFSQKFPRKRKRRRKLNSSLLDHIKKNVPSVLQQPEDVKNGILNTLHLDSAKSGAEALTKNRKRKLKKKRHKERLKAAGLAPRATAVEFMYQPAEGSSEEDAAESEESLRLLSS; via the exons TATTTGAACAAAAGGTGTTGAAGAAACTATATTCTTCACCACCTCCTGAAAGGAAAATACCGGAAGCCCTGACAACAACCTTTAGggcagaaaaagaacaggataaGGAAAGAAGCAAAAGTACTGGTGATTCAAAAG GCAATGCACAAATTAGGCCCGTAAACCAGAAAGTCTATACAGTGAGCCTGCCGCCTTCTGGGAATGAAGTGTGCTCAACTAGATTAAATGAACAGCATGAATGTCAAGATTCAAGTGAAGAATCGGAAG AAGAAGATTTTTCACAAAAATTTCCAAGAAAACGTAAGAGAAGAAGAAAACTCAATAGCTCATTGCTTGACCACATCAAGAAAAATGTGCCCTCTGTGCTTCAACAGCCAGAAGATGTAAAAAACGGCATCTTGAACACCCTGCATTTAGATTCTGCAAAGTCTGGAGCAGAAGCATTAAccaaaaacaggaaaagaaaattgaaaaagaaacGACACAAAGAAAGGTTGAAGGCTGCTGGGCTGGCACCCCGAGCCACAGCTGTAGAATTCATGTATCAACCAGCAGAGGGCAGCAGTGAAGAAGATGCTGCTGAGAGTGAAGAAAGTTTGAGATTATTAAGTTCTTAA
- the LOC122541862 gene encoding glutamate-rich protein 1 isoform X1: MVDRRRVFEQKVLKKLYSSPPPERKIPEALTTTFRAEKEQDKERSKSTGDSKGNAQIRPVNQKVYTVSLPPSGNEVCSTRLNEQHECQDSSEESEEEDFSQKFPRKRKRRRKLNSSLLDHIKKNVPSVLQQPEDVKNGILNTLHLDSAKSGAEALTKNRKRKLKKKRHKERLKAAGLAPRATAVEFMYQPAEGSSEEDAAESEESLRLLSS, encoded by the exons TATTTGAACAAAAGGTGTTGAAGAAACTATATTCTTCACCACCTCCTGAAAGGAAAATACCGGAAGCCCTGACAACAACCTTTAGggcagaaaaagaacaggataaGGAAAGAAGCAAAAGTACTGGTGATTCAAAAG GCAATGCACAAATTAGGCCCGTAAACCAGAAAGTCTATACAGTGAGCCTGCCGCCTTCTGGGAATGAAGTGTGCTCAACTAGATTAAATGAACAGCATGAATGTCAAGATTCAAGTGAAGAATCGGAAG AAGAAGATTTTTCACAAAAATTTCCAAGAAAACGTAAGAGAAGAAGAAAACTCAATAGCTCATTGCTTGACCACATCAAGAAAAATGTGCCCTCTGTGCTTCAACAGCCAGAAGATGTAAAAAACGGCATCTTGAACACCCTGCATTTAGATTCTGCAAAGTCTGGAGCAGAAGCATTAAccaaaaacaggaaaagaaaattgaaaaagaaacGACACAAAGAAAGGTTGAAGGCTGCTGGGCTGGCACCCCGAGCCACAGCTGTAGAATTCATGTATCAACCAGCAGAGGGCAGCAGTGAAGAAGATGCTGCTGAGAGTGAAGAAAGTTTGAGATTATTAAGTTCTTAA